AGTTCTTAGGATTCTCATTTGTGCACGCACTAGCATTCGATTAATTATGTGGCCATGGTTATAACATAGGCAAGAACTATTACCATAGTTGCTAATGATTTAGAACAACTGCACAATGGGACCATGTAACAGTTTCATCAACTTAATGCATTTCTTGTTTTCCATGACAAATTCAAATGCTAACATTATCAAAATAGGGATCTAGCTAGGCTCAAATCATGGGGCCTCAACTTCATCAAGGGGATCATAAGACCATTGCGACCCTTCAAATTCTAGGTACCAGATGTACTTACCATGCCTACCTAACAATGAACCAAATTACTATTGCTTGACACAGTCACAACATTCAAATGAAAGACTTCTACGTGCTGGCAAAATATGGCTCGAATCCATTGGAGATACATTATATATCTTAAGGATATGCTCACTTGTCGTGTAGCAAGATATATGATCATTAAATCCTTGCTATTATTTATCTTTTTTCTCTACCTTGAGGATATAAGTTTACCTGCAAATTGATTCTGTATCTTAATCATATCACCATCATAGCTACAAACTCATCTCTATCTTAAAAGATATCATCAGTATAGCCTCAAGCTCTGATTATATATCTTAAGGATATAGACGGTAAAGCCGCAAGTAACTATTTCTCTATCTTAAAGATATCACTAGTACAACCGCGAATGGCTATATAAACAGGCCCATTCTCGGTTCACTCCATCAACAACATTGCAGTCTAAACAGTCTTATACCAAAGATTTGCAAGCTTTTCCCCCAAAGGAAGGAAGCCGAAGTTGTGTGGAGAGTACCATGGCCACCGATGCCCCTCATGTTCTCGTAGTTGATGATTCATTTGTTGATCGTCTCGTGGCATCTCGGGTCCTAAAGGGTTATGACATTCGAGGTGAAATATGGCTATTATGAATCTTTCTACTCCATTCTACAACTAGTCTTTTTGTTATATTGCTTATCAAGTTTTATTATTTGTTATTTTCACACTTCTTGAAAGTGGATAAGCTAGTAGTACATAGTAGGGATTTGGAATTCTATACTAGCATGATGTCCTTATGTGATGTTGGGGTTGAGATTTTCTTATTGTAACATGATCTAACTTTAAATATAGTATAGATAGGAAATTTTACAATTTATAATAGGTATAAAGTCAAGCTATTTGAGTGTCTCTAGTCTTCTTTATGTTCACATAATAAGTGCTTCGATGTTCAATAACTCTTATTGTTGTtataaatattattattttGCAGTGACTATTAAGGAGGGTCCAAAGCAAGCCTTGGAGTTTCTAAATATGGTATATCAATAGTTTCATATAGTTTATGCGATTGATATTAACACAGATGCACTTACTTAATTTAGTTCATTTGGTTGTGAACTATTTTTGACATGTTCTACATAATAATTCTATGTAGGAACATGATGTGAAGTTGATTATGACTGATTATTGTATGCCTGATATGACTGGGTATGATCTTCTAATGGAGGTTAAGGTAGAGTCCTTTCATAAATAAAAACTTCAAGTTTTGATTGTGCCACATATAGTTTCATTGACCTATGTTATGTTGAATTTTGTACCTAGCATCTCTAAATATTGAAAACCTTATTATTTATTAACAAAATTTATTTAATTCACTCAAGGAATCACCTAAGCTAAAGCACATCCCTGTGGTGATCATGTCCTCTGACAACATCCCTGAAAGGATGAAAAAGTGAGTGAAGATTAGAACTATCAAGACATTGCATCAGATAGACAATTGTTACCTGTAGGTACTCACTTTATATTGTGCGCACCTTTTGTATGTAGGTGCTTGGATGCAGGGGCGAAGGAGTATATCATTAAGCCTCTCAATGCTGTTGACGTCCCCCGTGTTCTGAGTTACATTTGATGAGATGATGAGGGTAACGAATAAAGGACTACAAGAACTCCTATATTGGGTTCTATATTTCTGGTTTTCTAGTCATCGTTATTTACATATGACCATATGTGGTCTTCTTTGTGTCATTGGTTTTGTGTTATCCGATTCAACTTCTATTAGACGGTGATGTGGTTTTTATAAATAGTATGTGTCTTACATTCATATAATATCTAGTTTCGTATAAACCTAAGTTCGTGATGGAGACTATGTATCACAAACTAATCAGTAGATATGATGGTTCCTTATCAGTTTTCCAATACCAGAGAAAGCGAGGGAGGACAAGACAAATTTTGTTCCTCCTTTTGCCCCTTGGCCTTGCACAATTTTCTACATCTGTTGCTTAAATTCTTCCCCAAGTTTGGTCCAGAAGTCTTCTAGCATGTATTCCATGACTTCTAGATGGGCCTTCTATGACGCATCCGCGAATGTAACTTGAGCTAACATCAATACATTAATAGCCTCCATGTTTCTTAAACTGACATTAATTGAATGAATCGTTGTGAGATATTTGTAAATCCTACTTTCTTGACCTTGGGGTAATACTTGAGTCATCATGTGCTCAAATAGACTTCAAATGGGGCAAGTCTAATCATACCAAAGCCCAACTACACCCTGGACCATGCCCCGTTGCTCCACATGCATGGCTTGGAGTAGCCCTTCAAGTTGGCAAGCTGAAACTTGTCTTTTGGGTACCATTTTATGCTTTTTTTTTATCAAAAACCCATGGAAATAACATAGTTATGCAAATTGTCATGATTAGGCAAAAATAATCAACATTGATTACTACTACATAAAGATAATAGCAAAAATTATCTATTTGACACTAGGAAAATGGAGGCTTCATTATCTGATAATTTCGTGCATTTTGTTACTTAACTCCAAGTCACCCATGGATTCCATCCCTCTTTTCTCGACCAAAGTGACCTTCAAATCACTTCCAAAATTCACGAAAGTTTTTTTATTGACAAAACATATGTGCATGAACACATTTTTCATAAAGGCACTCATGTAGAAattaaaatggtaaaaattaaaattcaataaaataggCTGCTTTTGAAGATTATTCAAATTTTAAGGGGCACTGCATtctaaaatttgtagaaaaataaCTAGTATTCTTTTAGTGTGATTGAACAATTTATAAAATTAGTTTATATCATAAGTTATATAGAGAATTTTGaagttctttaacaaaatttgCTGAAGTTCTTTCAAaaaacaaaattttaaaataacttCAAAATTATTTGAGTAACTTatataaaatattttttaattacTTCATCCTATGATAGGAATATTACCTATTTTTCCATAATTGTTTGAAAGTAATAATGTTGTGCCTAAAAAATATCCTCACCACCCTAGCAGCAACATGTCACTCGCCACCATGATTCATAGCATCGCGCGACTGTACATCAGGGCCCTTATGGCCTCCTTTCACTTTCAGATCTAAGGCATGTGATTGTGGGTGTGGTAGAAGCTTAGAGTTTGGAGAGGGGTGCTGATCTGATTGCCCAGGCGATGGCACAATAGTAAAATGATGAATTAGCTCTAAAGCCCATGTGGCACCATGTGGGGTTGTAGAGATAGAGCCGGTGGGCATAAAAACATATCCATGCCGGTCCCTGAAATGTTTTAACACCAATACACTAGCTCATATCTAGAATCAGCATGGACAATTTTGATATTTGCTCTGATTTTTAATGAGCAACGCCACATATCAGTGCCGGCTTTGTGGGTGGGGGCGGCATGATCGGCTAACCTGTCAATATCTCGGGGGTTGGCTCATCTGTCCCAGACTTGTTTTTCTTTGACTGGTTCAGCACCTGAAACATCCCTTTCAACCTCACCATTGGACAATGCAGGAATTTCTTCGGGTACTGACGATGGTCATAGTACCCGGCTTGTCATTAAACGCTGCAACATCTGGAACTCTCTCTGGCTCAGAGGCTGCACTAGCCGAGGCAAGTCTAGGTTCGTCTAAGCCCAAAGCAGAGGATTTCCTTCACACAATGAAGAAATTGTCAGATACATAATTACCTATGAGTTCACAAAATATGCAAGAGAAAAGTACTCGAATACTTACAATGAAGATTTCTTTACATTCAACTCTCTTACTTTGAGTACTTTTGGTGCTGCAGTAGTACTCAAAGTACTCGCCATGGCAAATTCGCCAAACAAAGCTAAAGTTTGCTTCAGCGGGGCACCTGCCGCATGTCCAGCAACATTCAATGATGGATCCACTGCAACAGATGGCACGCTTTGCCTCGTTGCAGTATCATCGTCAGGTGCTTTATATCCTGCCCCTTGCTTTGAACGCTTAGGCTCAGAAGCATCAGCGCTAGAGAAAAGAACAAAAGGGGGAGAGTGTTCAAAAATCAGCACAAGGAAAACTCAAGAAAAGTACTCGTAATGGTCGAGAAAACTCTTACCTTGATGGTTCATCGTCGTTGATTGTAATGATGGCTGCCTTGCGTTTTCAAGCAGTGACCCTTAGTCCCTTGGGATTACTAGGCAGGAGTCCACCACCAGGCAAGGTCATATCATCCTGGGAAGTACTCGTGCTTGAATTCTTCTGGAGGTCTGCTAGAGTAAGATCATCATCAGTATCGTCATCTTCTTTATCAATCAAGGGATCATAGGAAGGATGGATCCTAGGCAGCTCATACGCACTTGGCTTTAAGTGATCAGGGCGGTCCATTTCTGCAAGCGGAGGCAAACTCCTGCACAagtctgtgtgtccctgcaagGTCAAAAACACACATCAGATAAAATATGTGCAAGCATTAAAGTATTCTGACAAACAAGTAGCATACCGGTTTTGGCCGGTTCGAAGCACTGAACAGCGTCAGGACATAAGGCACAGCGTGTACATCCATCAGTACACATTTCACCCGCTTCAGTGCTTCTCCCGGTGGCAATTCCTATACAGACATCCGGGAGGGATCTTCATGTCCGAGATAATCGAAACCAAATTGACACCTCTTTTGCAAAGGCTAAACTCGGCACTCAAAAACGAGTACATTACTGAAGCACCAGTGACCCCCATCAATTTCAATGCTTGGATTACATCGAGTGGTTCGTTGACTTGCTCCATCTCGGAAGCAAGGGGATTCTGGTTCCATTCCGGCTGTGGTTTTGGCACTCCTCCAGTCCTCTCAGCTAGCAATGGTTTATGATTTCCAATATGAAACCACAAGTCCTTCCAAACTGAGTGACTAGTGGGGAACTTGTACTTGATGTATTTTTCAACCAATTTTTGCTTCAACTGGAACTCGGCCCCTCTGACTACATTCTGGTGCTCCAAACTAGGTTAgggtttcaagtggaaaaggaATCGAAATAGAGcacaatggggttcgattcccatAAAAGCTTCGCACAGACGAACGAAAATAGCTACATGAGCTATTgagtttgggttgagatgatgaagttggattTCAtaaaaataaagaaggccacgaagaAAATCGGAGGCAGCAAGGGCCAATCCCCTTTTGATAAAATGCAGAAAAAGAACAATTTTGTCAACATTTTCTTAAGGAAAGGGTTGACAGAAAGAAGGGAGCCTTTGAACAACATCTTGACCATGAAGAAGACCCTCAGCAACAAGGTTTAAGAGGTCATTCCTAGAACACTTACTGTAATTCCAATCGCTGGTCGCAGACTTGGCTTCCTCCTCATTCTTCTTCTTGTTTCCCTTGTTGGCAGCTTTCTTGTTTCCCATCCTTGATGTCACGAGTGTCTTCACTCGCATACGCTCGGGGGCTCAGGAGAAGAGTGTGGGATGTGTGCAAGGAGAGTGGGAGGGAGGAGAAGATGGAAACAACGCAGAATTAAATCCGAACCTAGATATGGCGGCGGCTGCGAGATAGATGAAGGTGAAGGGCTCACACAGTGCAGAGGCACCTTAAAGAGTAAGTTAACCCTAAGTTACTGCACGGTTGCACTATGCGAAAGTTGAGGAGTTTTTATCGGGATATGATTTGTTTTGCGAGGTAATTTAGGATAATTTTAGgaattatttgattaaccatttttcagggaTATTATCCTGAAAAAAGGGGGTTTGAATTTCAAACCAATTTTTTACTATTTTTACCATCAACTTAAATCTATAAAATACACTGCAAAGTATGCCACGTTCATTTGGATCCATTTTCCAAAtctttgggatttggattcaataCTCGGGGACTGTGGACACGTGTCATCGATGGattatttttcaaaaatatttggaagataagaaaagaagagtcaagactaatttgaccctcagcccgattcttcgattcaacctaaggctcaagggctactccatatgagtGCAATTTTCATCGCACCTcgtataaaagaagacttacgACTACTCGGGGCATTAGCACCTCACAGACTCAAAGcaaccaagaaagtactcggaggacgccttcaagatggagtttcagaagaaacCTAAGATGACTTTAGAAGTACTCGCAAGCCTaaagtactcggctacgaagagcttaggggcttgttagacccgtGGCCACGGGGCTGCGCACATGGCATAGAATATTCTAGATAAGGGATGGGGCGTGCCCCATACCTTATATCTCTTGTAATGTACTCGCATGCGAGTatgactagtcggtacagaaggagaCTACCCAAGTACTACTTGGGTAAGACTCTTAATCTAGTATCAGTCTAGGATTCCATGTAACTCTGCCCCCCAGAGTGTATaaaggcgggcagggaccccctccaaagcatAACCAAtccaaagcaatacaaaccaccaaacagaacgtagggtattacacacatcgtggcctgaacctgtctaaatcttgtgttgcttgcacctttgagttcctgatctcagcgacaccctacctacaacctaccacctaggggtatccctcggtgggcttggcgataaaacaccgacatgACCGGTAGTCAATCCGATCATGGATGGAGCGACACTGCCTCATGTAGTCGTGATGGTACTCCTGATATTTGTTGCACTCTGGACAATCACGGACCGAAGGCAGCCTCAACCCTTTGTTCCAGCAGTAAGCGAAGAAAGGACAATGCCGGTGCGACTCCTGATCACGCTATTCTACCTCCCGACGCCTATGGCTCTTTTCCTGCTACCATCTGTACTTGTTCAGCAACATTTGTGATGTAAATCTCCGGCGATGGGTGACTCCAGAGGTTCATCCTGCTTCGTCTTGTCCATTAGCACGATGGTCACCACCCTTAACCTCATTGGCTGAAATCTGCACTTCCGGATCAACTAACCCAGATTCTTTAGCCCTTTGTGACGTCAGCACCTTAGCCTTTCCTTTTTCTAGCTCCACCATGTTGATGTTTGCCGTAGGGAACGGATGTTGGTCGATCTTCATCGGCTTCTTATTCTCTCTTCTATTTGTATTCTCCCTTGCTCAATAGCTGATTGCATCTGCTGATGGAAGACATTACATTCATTAGCACTATGAGAATTGGAATTATGCCATTTATAGTACTTCTTGTTCTTCAACTCTTCGATCATTGGGATATTGTGGTTTGAGGAAAGCTGGATTTGCTTTTCTCTTAATAGGAAGTCGAATATCTGATTGGCCTTATTCACATCGAAGCTGTACTTCTCTATGTTGGCTTTGACCAACAGACATGATACTGGCTTTTTGTTCCTAGTCCACTCAACCAACCAAACTTCATTATCTTCTTCAGAGTCCGATTCCAGAGAGCCCACACGAGCCACTTTCTTCTGATATCGGCCAACCCTACCACTACAAGAAAATAGCTTAATTTCATCGACCAGAAACCGTTGAAAATAGCCAGAAAGCCGTCGAAAATATATATATTCGT
The Panicum hallii strain FIL2 chromosome 6, PHallii_v3.1, whole genome shotgun sequence genome window above contains:
- the LOC112898359 gene encoding two-component response regulator ORR12-like, which codes for MATDAPHVLVVDDSFVDRLVASRVLKGYDIRVTIKEGPKQALEFLNMEHDVKLIMTDYCMPDMTGYDLLMEVKESPKLKHIPVVIMSSDNIPERMKKCLDAGAKEYIIKPLNAVDVPRVLSYI